The genome window GGCCTTGCACTCCCGGCACGGATCGGCACCCTGGGCATCGTGATCGGCCCGGAATACCAAGATCAGGGATACGGGAAAGACGCCATGACCATAGCGCTGCGCCTGGCCTTTGAGGAGATGGGCGCGCACAAGGTGGAACTACAGGTGTGGGAATACAACACCCGCGCGCTTGGCCTGTACTCCTCCCTCGGCTTTGTGGAGGAGGGACGCCGCCGGGCCGCCGTGTTCCACCAATCGCGGTTTTATGACCAGGTGCAACTGGGTATGTTGCAGGAGGAGTACGCGGCGGGGAGGGAGGATTAATCCTCCCGCATGATGTGCAGGTATTCGACGAGCGCCTCCTCAATCACCTCAAGGGGTAAGCGATCGGTGGCCATGCAGCGCTGCACCACGGCCGCGCGCACGTCCTGGGGGAAATACGCAAGCACCGCTCCCGGACCCGGCCGCCAGGCAGAGGGGTCTACCTCATAGCCCCGTTCCGCCTCCTGCACCATTGCGTCCAATTCTTCTTTGGTGAAGCCAGCGTAGTCGTCCTCAGCACACACTTCTACCGTAACACCGAAATGAGAATAGCTTTTTCTATCCGCGCCAGAAATTCCCACTATTCACCACTCCCATGGGGCAGAAAAGAATAACTCATCGTTAGTTCATTATGCACTATAAGTTCATAGCCGTGACCATTTCTATTAGCCCCCTCAACCAAGGCGTCAATTTCTTTCAGGTGAAAATGCCTCTACACACCCACATAAGCGAGCGCAAGCAATACCAAAAGAGTCAGGAACGCCACCACAAGAATAACAATTCTCCTATTACTAAGCTCGCGCGATTTTGAGTCTTGAGCACCCATTTAAAACTCCTCCAAGAGAGAAAATTCTATCACGTAACCGTCAGACAATAATTACCCACCGTAGCACAGATCACCCCCATCCCCATTTGATCTTCACATTACCCCCGAAACACCCACCGCGATTGCAGCAGATAATTCAACGTCGTTGCGCACGCCTGGGAGGTCACCCACGCCGCCGTGATCGCCCAGGACCCGCTGTATAAAAAGGCCCGGCACAGCGCGTCCACCGCCACCGCCGTGCCAAAACTCGCCCCGTAGGCAACCCCGGCGCGCAGCACCTCGGCCGGGTTTCTCTTACCGCTAAAGGTCACCATGCTATTGAGCAGGTAGGCCACCGTACTGCCCACGATGAAACTCCCCGCCCGCGAGGGAGCAAAACCCACGCCCAGCCATAACAGCGCGGCGCGCGAGCCATAATCGCACAGGGCGCTGAACACCCCCACTAAAAGGAAGCGCCACAGATTCGCGCTCAACATTAATCCGCTACTGCTCCCGCAGGCTATCCCAGTGCACCACGTCCCAGTGCCCAAAGTCCCGCACGCCCTCATCTCCCACCGGATTGAGTTCTACGTATTGGCAATTAGCCAGGTAGGCGGCAAAGGCCTTCTCCGGGTCTACCCCTGCGGCGT of Corynebacterium sp. 21KM1197 contains these proteins:
- a CDS encoding GtrA family protein — translated: MLSANLWRFLLVGVFSALCDYGSRAALLWLGVGFAPSRAGSFIVGSTVAYLLNSMVTFSGKRNPAEVLRAGVAYGASFGTAVAVDALCRAFLYSGSWAITAAWVTSQACATTLNYLLQSRWVFRG
- a CDS encoding GNAT family protein gives rise to the protein MKDFDSLRAWGGDLLRGEQVILRPVQPTDTSALAAWWNDTGEAILQQNRIAPRPTHHAESLFDSWSSNDSPGGFGYAIEDHQENLVGHVTLWGLALPARIGTLGIVIGPEYQDQGYGKDAMTIALRLAFEEMGAHKVELQVWEYNTRALGLYSSLGFVEEGRRRAAVFHQSRFYDQVQLGMLQEEYAAGRED